In Edaphobacter bradus, the following are encoded in one genomic region:
- a CDS encoding glycosyltransferase family 9 protein gives MGNEDQLRNFAEEKRRVLIVRIGAMGDVLHAMPAVAALRQRHPEWEIGWAIEPVWSPLLQTHTGEAAGSVEMPLVDRVHMVPTRAWKKRPLAAQTGAEVLRLRRELRGEQYDLCVDLQGAIRSSVIGRMAGAREFAGPREPREGPALWLYKKRIATRAAHVTEQGCEVLGGAIGERLAPVAAPLPVDAEAEAWCDEVLERLERERFALVAPSAGWGAKQWPAERYGAVARELAAGYGVLVNAASTDDPLARMVVEASGGWATSLPCTIAQLIALVRRAGVVIAGDTGPLHLAAALQRPVVAIFGPTDPARNGPYGTVSRVLRSASSLTDHSRHATAEQGMLEIGVDEVVAAALDLLRTEEGKVVR, from the coding sequence TTGGGGAACGAAGACCAACTCAGGAACTTCGCTGAAGAGAAGCGACGCGTGCTGATTGTGAGGATCGGCGCGATGGGGGATGTGCTGCACGCGATGCCTGCGGTTGCGGCGCTGCGGCAGAGGCATCCGGAGTGGGAGATTGGGTGGGCGATTGAGCCGGTGTGGAGTCCGCTGTTGCAGACTCATACCGGAGAGGCTGCGGGGAGTGTGGAGATGCCTCTGGTCGACCGGGTTCACATGGTTCCTACACGAGCGTGGAAGAAAAGGCCGCTGGCGGCGCAGACGGGGGCGGAGGTCTTGCGGCTGCGGCGCGAGCTGCGCGGGGAGCAGTATGACCTGTGCGTGGATCTGCAGGGGGCGATACGGTCGTCTGTGATCGGACGGATGGCTGGGGCGCGTGAGTTTGCCGGGCCGAGGGAGCCGAGGGAGGGGCCGGCACTGTGGCTTTATAAGAAGCGGATTGCGACTCGCGCCGCACATGTGACCGAGCAGGGGTGTGAGGTCCTGGGAGGCGCGATTGGTGAGCGGCTCGCTCCTGTTGCCGCGCCGCTTCCTGTGGATGCCGAGGCGGAGGCGTGGTGCGATGAGGTGCTGGAGCGACTTGAGCGGGAGAGGTTTGCGCTCGTCGCTCCATCTGCGGGATGGGGAGCGAAGCAGTGGCCCGCGGAGCGATATGGCGCGGTAGCCAGGGAGTTGGCCGCAGGATATGGGGTGCTGGTCAATGCGGCCTCGACCGATGATCCGCTGGCACGGATGGTTGTGGAGGCGAGCGGCGGATGGGCCACCTCCCTGCCCTGTACGATCGCCCAATTGATCGCGCTGGTTCGAAGAGCGGGGGTGGTGATCGCAGGCGATACGGGGCCTTTGCATCTGGCGGCGGCGCTGCAACGTCCTGTAGTGGCGATCTTCGGGCCGACCGATCCGGCGCGCAATGGGCCGTATGGAACGGTGTCGCGGGTGCTCCGCAGCGCTTCGAGCCTGACCGATCACAGCCGGCATGCGACTGCTGAACAGGGGATGCTTGAGATCGGGGTTGACGAGGTCGTCGCAGCGGCACTTGATCTGCTGCGCACTGAAGAAGGTAAGGTAGTCAGGTGA
- the lpxK gene encoding tetraacyldisaccharide 4'-kinase — MSARRPLLLPLAPLYRSVLAIKRLMLRLGWLKQGRLPSPVISVGSISAGGAGKTPLVILLAGILSRRGYAVSILTRGYRRASKLTGRVEPYDDPRWQGDEPVLLAQRAGVPVFAGSDRYQAGLLAEKDTTDAKTAVHLLDDGFQHRRLARDVDIVLLTKEDVDDHLLPAGNLREPLSALRGADVIVLREEEAEELKQVLAGMPEFAEYPESAPRMWVIRRRLRLEENGEPLPTMPLAFCGIARPESFTQMLSAVGYEPMETMAFEDHHSYGDEDVTRLLERARQLGANGFVTTEKDAVKITPEMHGHLAAVGPLIVSRLIVELVDEKEALFQLITMVGELDRRKR, encoded by the coding sequence ATGAGCGCGCGCAGGCCTCTGCTACTGCCTCTGGCGCCGCTGTATCGTAGTGTGCTCGCGATCAAGAGGCTGATGCTGCGGCTCGGCTGGCTGAAACAGGGCCGCCTGCCGAGTCCGGTGATCAGCGTGGGCAGCATCTCGGCGGGAGGCGCGGGCAAGACGCCGCTGGTAATTCTGCTGGCGGGGATTCTGAGCCGGCGCGGATATGCAGTGAGCATTCTGACGCGGGGATACAGGCGGGCCTCGAAGCTGACGGGGCGGGTTGAGCCGTACGACGATCCGCGATGGCAGGGAGATGAGCCGGTGCTGCTGGCACAGCGGGCGGGTGTTCCGGTGTTTGCAGGCAGCGACCGATATCAGGCGGGGCTACTAGCCGAGAAGGACACAACCGACGCGAAGACGGCCGTGCATCTGCTTGACGATGGATTTCAGCATCGCAGGCTGGCGCGGGACGTGGATATCGTCCTGCTGACGAAGGAGGACGTAGACGATCACTTGCTGCCGGCGGGGAATCTTCGCGAGCCCCTCTCGGCGCTGCGCGGAGCCGATGTGATTGTTCTGCGCGAGGAGGAGGCGGAGGAGTTGAAGCAGGTCCTCGCGGGAATGCCGGAGTTCGCGGAGTATCCGGAGTCCGCTCCGCGAATGTGGGTGATCCGGCGGAGGCTAAGGCTTGAGGAGAATGGGGAGCCGCTGCCGACGATGCCGCTTGCCTTCTGCGGGATTGCGCGTCCTGAGAGCTTCACGCAGATGCTGAGCGCGGTAGGGTATGAGCCGATGGAGACGATGGCGTTTGAGGACCATCATTCCTATGGAGATGAGGACGTTACGCGGCTGCTGGAGCGCGCCCGCCAGCTGGGGGCGAATGGCTTTGTGACGACGGAGAAGGACGCCGTGAAGATTACGCCGGAGATGCACGGCCACCTGGCGGCAGTAGGGCCGCTGATTGTGTCGAGGCTGATTGTGGAGCTGGTGGACGAGAAGGAGGCGCTGTTTCAGCTGATCACGATGGTGGGCGAGCTGGACCGCCGCAAGCGCTGA
- a CDS encoding methyltransferase family protein has product MSERTRWQRVARRIRVPLGFVFAAVFLWLARPTWHTMLASLVLVVPGLWLRGYAAGYVRKNAELTRTGPYAHTRNPLYLGSMMIAFGFAAAAGSWIIFVALAALFLAIYLPTIRSEEEFLRGRFAGFDEYAAKVPRLLPRLTAAPTTEAAGRFSRELYLHHREYNAFMGAIAIYGALAARLLFFSR; this is encoded by the coding sequence GTGAGTGAACGTACAAGGTGGCAGCGTGTGGCCCGGCGCATCCGCGTGCCGCTTGGATTTGTCTTTGCGGCGGTGTTTCTGTGGCTGGCGCGGCCGACGTGGCATACGATGTTGGCGAGCCTGGTGCTTGTGGTTCCGGGGCTGTGGCTGCGCGGCTATGCCGCCGGGTACGTGCGCAAGAATGCGGAGCTGACGCGGACGGGGCCGTATGCCCATACCCGCAATCCGCTGTACCTGGGGTCAATGATGATTGCGTTCGGGTTCGCGGCGGCGGCGGGGAGCTGGATCATCTTTGTGGCACTGGCGGCGCTGTTTCTTGCGATCTATCTGCCGACGATCCGCTCGGAGGAGGAGTTTCTGCGGGGACGCTTTGCGGGGTTTGACGAATACGCCGCAAAGGTTCCGAGGCTGCTGCCCCGTCTGACGGCCGCGCCGACGACCGAGGCCGCGGGGAGATTTTCGCGGGAGCTATATCTGCACCACCGCGAGTACAATGCTTTTATGGGCGCCATCGCCATCTATGGGGCGTTGGCAGCGCGCCTGCTGTTCTTTTCGCGGTAG